One window of Nocardia nova SH22a genomic DNA carries:
- a CDS encoding amidohydrolase family protein has product MAERILLTNGRVLTCGGDPAERPLAGDVLIEGNRIAEVSIGADIEVDPGAVRVVDLRGATVLPGLGDAHTHISWPLDFVFDHAAVAATPPGRHMLDVAAVAKTYLQSGYTLLIGAGATQPEDDLLIHDAVERGLIPGPRIIPCGAMIAERGGLGGEEGGLMEVVDGVRDIREVVARQCDSGVRSLKLFISGDGVVPEFPSEDVYMNDEMLSAAVEVADSYGAFIVVHARGAESVAMAARTGVRIIHHACFLDDRALTALEARRDDVWVCPGLHYLYAVVSGRAEQWGMTAERVDASGYRDELHAQVDGLHKLKAAGIKILSGGDFGHQWTRHGTYAAELQRYVELVDMSPIEAIHTATRNIGPAAGLEVGEIRAGLLADLIVVDGDPTADITVLQDHSKMRAVLKDGAFAYVDPEVYP; this is encoded by the coding sequence ATGGCGGAGCGAATACTGTTGACCAACGGCCGGGTGCTCACCTGCGGCGGTGATCCGGCCGAACGTCCCCTCGCGGGAGACGTCCTGATCGAGGGAAACCGGATCGCGGAGGTCTCGATCGGCGCGGATATCGAGGTCGACCCGGGGGCCGTGCGGGTGGTGGATCTGCGGGGGGCGACGGTGCTGCCGGGCCTCGGCGACGCGCACACCCACATCAGCTGGCCGCTGGATTTCGTCTTCGATCACGCGGCGGTGGCCGCGACGCCGCCCGGTCGGCACATGCTCGATGTCGCGGCCGTCGCGAAAACCTATCTGCAGAGCGGATATACGCTCCTGATCGGCGCCGGCGCCACGCAGCCCGAGGACGATCTGCTCATCCACGACGCGGTGGAGCGCGGACTGATTCCCGGCCCCCGCATCATCCCCTGCGGTGCGATGATCGCCGAGCGCGGTGGTCTGGGCGGCGAAGAGGGCGGCCTGATGGAGGTCGTGGACGGTGTCCGCGACATCCGGGAAGTCGTTGCGCGGCAATGCGACAGCGGGGTGCGGTCACTCAAGCTGTTCATCTCCGGCGACGGGGTGGTCCCCGAATTCCCGTCCGAGGACGTCTACATGAACGACGAGATGCTCTCGGCCGCGGTGGAGGTCGCCGACAGCTACGGAGCCTTCATCGTCGTGCACGCCCGGGGCGCCGAGAGTGTGGCGATGGCCGCGCGCACCGGCGTCCGGATCATTCATCACGCCTGCTTCCTCGACGATCGCGCGCTGACCGCACTGGAGGCGCGCCGCGACGATGTCTGGGTGTGTCCCGGACTGCACTACCTCTACGCCGTGGTGTCCGGCCGGGCCGAACAGTGGGGGATGACCGCCGAGCGCGTCGACGCCTCGGGATACCGCGACGAATTGCATGCGCAGGTGGACGGATTGCACAAATTGAAGGCGGCGGGCATCAAGATCCTGTCCGGCGGCGATTTCGGCCACCAGTGGACCCGGCACGGCACCTACGCCGCCGAACTGCAACGGTATGTAGAACTGGTCGACATGTCCCCGATCGAGGCCATCCACACCGCCACCCGCAACATCGGCCCGGCGGCGGGACTGGAGGTCGGCGAGATCCGGGCCGGGCTGCTCGCGGACCTGATCGTCGTCGACGGTGACCCGACCGCCGATATCACGGTGCTGCAGGATCATTCGAAGATGCGCGCCGTGCTCAAAGACGGCGCCTTCGCCTACGTCGATCCCGAGGTCTATCCGTGA
- a CDS encoding MmcQ/YjbR family DNA-binding protein — protein MADADDVRRIALGLPESFEAPHFDMTSFRVRKSIFATLPDAGHAHVMVGESDIREAVAENPHCCEERWWGKRLAAVRVDLEAIDTALLTELLTDAWRRKAPRTLVRAFDTATE, from the coding sequence ATGGCCGATGCCGACGACGTCCGGCGGATCGCCCTGGGACTGCCGGAGTCCTTCGAGGCGCCGCACTTCGACATGACGTCGTTCCGCGTGCGCAAGTCGATCTTCGCGACGCTGCCCGATGCCGGGCACGCCCACGTGATGGTGGGCGAATCCGATATCCGGGAAGCGGTCGCGGAGAACCCGCACTGCTGCGAGGAGCGCTGGTGGGGTAAGCGATTGGCCGCGGTCCGGGTGGACCTCGAGGCGATCGACACCGCACTGCTCACCGAACTGCTGACCGATGCCTGGCGGCGCAAGGCGCCGCGCACCCTGGTCCGCGCCTTCGACACGGCCACCGAGTAG
- a CDS encoding indolepyruvate ferredoxin oxidoreductase family protein has translation MTAATPVLSGVQTLVRLLALRHELDRRDGLLTATMVSGYPGSPLGGFDLELEQHEPGRHRIVHRPGLNEELAAATVWGSQMGAALPYDEVDGVAGAWYGKGPGLDRSGDVLKHANAMGAGPNGGAVVFCGDDPAAKSSTLACDSQYTFADAGMPVLIPGDQQDVLDFGVHAFRMSRYAGAWVGLKIVTAVADGIGTVDLDPGRHHSVEPRLSIDGQLWEHRPQATIGPHAVPGQEELINELRLRAARAYARDNGLDRTVGPDTAELGIVCSGATYFDLVQALSERGVSPAGLADAGVRILRLGMTYPLVEDTVVEFAASVRRMLVVEEKRPFVETQLRAALHEAGSRIPVLGKRDGGGKPLISSSGVLDPKAIGEIVDRVLPSLRPAPKARLELPLLITPARAPAYCSGCPHNRSTVAPDDALVGGGVGCHGIMYFEARNKNLKTLPPTPMGAEGVPWIGLSPFVNEPHLIQNLGDGTLTHSGTLAIRASVAAGADITFKILYNTAVAMTGGQEVTGQQDVPALTRSLRAEGVREIVVCAEDPGRYGRRAGWADDVQVLGRDRLAEVQQRLRKAPGVTVIIYDQRCAAEARRLRKRGLLPEPPRRVVINEAACEGCGDCGVKSNCLSVLPLDTEFGTKRRIHDSSCNRDYTCLDGDCPSFVTITPKDGGRERARPARKRPELPPGVLPEPARPVVGDRYSIYFTGIGGTGIVTANRILVRAAEAAGWTVGGMDQTGLSQKAGAVVSHLHLAVNRAALSSAAVSGDGADLYLSGDILQAATADHLAKARAGRAMAVVDRTVTPTAAMLQNQAQAPAVAELEAAITEHIGPERATVVDARVLAERVFADHLPANVVLLGAAFQLGGLPVSAADVDSALSGRSGAGNRLAFEWGRWLVHDPEAVAAAVEGDRVAPTARGYEPTATALSTAEDLVAQRDLPAELRERLLRRTAQVVDYQSAGRARRYLDLVEYAAAHDDATRDWSLTRTVVDSWFALLTYKDEYEVARLHLAADYDAVAAELGIDGAYSVTYQLHPPILRRLGMNRKLPAGKPYELAFRALRRMKRLRGTPFDPFGWDRDRRTERAVIAEYAQLITEVVDPAARVSYERQVRLAASASEIRGYAGIKENSVARWRSGIAAWRREHREETVAAPVSDVTGASS, from the coding sequence GTGACGGCTGCGACACCGGTGCTGTCGGGGGTGCAGACGCTGGTGCGGCTGCTCGCGCTGCGCCACGAACTGGATCGACGCGACGGATTGCTCACCGCCACCATGGTTTCCGGATATCCGGGCTCACCGCTGGGCGGATTCGATCTGGAACTCGAACAGCACGAGCCGGGGCGGCACCGGATCGTGCACCGGCCCGGACTCAACGAGGAGCTCGCCGCGGCCACCGTGTGGGGCAGTCAGATGGGCGCCGCGCTGCCCTACGACGAGGTCGACGGGGTGGCGGGAGCCTGGTACGGCAAGGGGCCGGGGCTGGATCGTTCGGGCGATGTTCTCAAGCACGCCAACGCGATGGGTGCGGGGCCGAACGGCGGTGCGGTCGTCTTCTGCGGTGATGATCCGGCCGCGAAGTCCTCGACGCTGGCCTGCGACAGTCAGTACACCTTCGCCGATGCCGGTATGCCCGTGCTGATTCCGGGTGACCAGCAGGATGTCCTGGACTTCGGCGTCCACGCGTTCCGGATGTCGCGGTACGCCGGCGCCTGGGTGGGCCTCAAGATCGTCACCGCGGTGGCGGACGGTATCGGCACCGTGGATCTCGACCCCGGCCGCCACCACTCGGTCGAACCCCGGCTGAGCATCGACGGGCAGCTCTGGGAGCATCGGCCGCAGGCGACCATCGGCCCGCATGCCGTTCCTGGGCAGGAGGAGCTGATCAACGAGCTCCGGCTGCGCGCCGCGCGGGCCTATGCCCGGGACAACGGCTTGGACCGCACGGTCGGGCCCGACACCGCCGAGCTGGGCATAGTCTGTTCCGGCGCAACCTATTTCGATCTCGTCCAGGCCCTGTCCGAACGCGGTGTGAGTCCGGCCGGTCTGGCGGATGCCGGGGTGCGGATACTGCGCCTGGGCATGACCTATCCGCTGGTCGAGGACACCGTGGTCGAATTCGCGGCGTCGGTGCGGCGGATGCTGGTGGTGGAGGAGAAGCGGCCGTTCGTCGAAACGCAGCTGCGTGCCGCCCTGCACGAGGCGGGAAGCCGAATCCCGGTGCTGGGCAAGCGCGATGGTGGCGGCAAGCCCTTGATCTCCTCGTCCGGCGTGCTGGATCCGAAGGCGATCGGCGAGATCGTCGATCGGGTGCTGCCGTCTCTGCGCCCGGCGCCGAAGGCACGTCTGGAACTGCCACTGCTGATCACGCCCGCGCGGGCGCCCGCCTACTGCAGTGGGTGCCCGCACAACCGGTCCACGGTCGCCCCCGACGACGCGCTGGTCGGCGGCGGCGTCGGGTGCCACGGGATCATGTATTTCGAGGCCCGCAATAAGAACCTGAAAACGCTGCCGCCGACGCCGATGGGCGCCGAGGGGGTGCCGTGGATCGGGTTGTCGCCCTTCGTGAACGAACCCCATCTGATCCAGAATCTGGGCGACGGCACCCTGACCCACTCAGGCACGCTGGCGATCCGCGCGAGTGTGGCCGCGGGCGCCGACATCACCTTCAAGATCCTCTACAACACCGCCGTCGCCATGACCGGCGGTCAGGAGGTGACCGGACAGCAGGATGTTCCGGCGCTGACCAGGTCGTTGCGGGCCGAGGGCGTGCGCGAGATCGTGGTCTGCGCCGAGGATCCCGGTCGTTACGGGCGGCGGGCCGGCTGGGCGGACGATGTTCAGGTGCTCGGCCGCGATCGGCTGGCGGAGGTCCAGCAGCGGTTGCGGAAGGCCCCGGGGGTGACGGTGATCATCTACGACCAGCGCTGTGCCGCCGAGGCGCGTCGCCTGCGCAAACGCGGGTTGCTGCCGGAGCCGCCCCGCCGGGTCGTGATCAACGAGGCGGCCTGTGAGGGGTGCGGCGATTGCGGGGTCAAGAGCAATTGCCTGTCGGTGCTGCCCCTGGACACCGAATTCGGAACCAAACGCCGCATTCACGATTCCTCGTGCAATCGCGACTACACGTGTCTGGACGGCGACTGCCCGTCGTTCGTCACCATCACACCGAAAGACGGTGGGCGCGAACGTGCCCGGCCCGCACGCAAGCGTCCCGAGCTGCCGCCGGGGGTTCTTCCCGAACCGGCCCGGCCGGTGGTCGGCGATCGTTACAGCATCTACTTCACCGGAATCGGCGGCACCGGAATCGTCACGGCGAACCGGATTCTCGTGCGGGCGGCCGAGGCCGCGGGCTGGACGGTCGGCGGTATGGACCAGACCGGTCTGTCGCAGAAGGCCGGTGCGGTGGTGTCACATCTGCATCTGGCGGTGAACCGGGCCGCCCTGAGTTCCGCGGCGGTCAGCGGTGACGGTGCGGATCTGTACCTGTCCGGCGACATCCTGCAGGCCGCCACCGCCGATCATCTGGCGAAAGCCCGTGCGGGACGGGCGATGGCGGTGGTCGACAGGACGGTCACGCCGACCGCCGCGATGCTGCAGAACCAGGCGCAGGCACCCGCCGTGGCCGAGCTCGAGGCCGCGATCACCGAGCACATCGGACCCGAGCGCGCCACCGTGGTGGATGCGCGGGTACTCGCCGAACGGGTGTTCGCCGACCATCTCCCGGCGAATGTGGTGCTGCTCGGCGCGGCCTTCCAACTCGGCGGACTGCCGGTGTCGGCGGCCGATGTCGACTCCGCGCTGTCGGGCCGGTCGGGCGCGGGCAATCGGCTCGCTTTCGAATGGGGACGCTGGCTCGTCCACGATCCAGAGGCGGTCGCGGCCGCGGTCGAGGGCGACCGGGTCGCGCCGACCGCACGCGGATACGAGCCGACCGCCACGGCGCTCAGCACGGCGGAAGATCTTGTCGCACAGCGCGACCTACCGGCCGAGCTACGGGAGCGGCTGCTGCGGCGCACCGCGCAGGTGGTCGACTACCAGAGTGCCGGGCGGGCCCGCCGGTACCTCGATCTGGTCGAATACGCGGCGGCCCACGACGACGCCACCCGGGACTGGTCGCTGACCCGCACCGTCGTGGACTCGTGGTTCGCACTGCTCACCTACAAGGACGAATACGAGGTCGCGCGACTACATCTGGCCGCGGACTACGACGCGGTCGCCGCCGAACTCGGCATCGACGGCGCGTATTCGGTGACCTACCAGCTGCATCCGCCGATCCTGCGTAGGCTCGGCATGAACCGGAAACTGCCCGCGGGCAAGCCGTACGAGCTGGCCTTCCGGGCGCTGCGCCGGATGAAACGCCTGCGCGGCACGCCGTTCGATCCGTTCGGGTGGGATCGTGATCGGCGCACCGAGCGCGCGGTCATCGCCGAGTACGCGCAGCTGATCACCGAGGTCGTCGATCCGGCCGCGCGGGTGTCCTACGAGCGGCAGGTCCGGCTCGCGGCCTCCGCGTCGGAGATCCGCGGGTACGCTGGGATCAAGGAGAACAGTGTGGCCCGCTGGCGCTCCGGGATCGCGGCCTGGCGGCGGGAACACCGGGAAGAGACTGTCGCGGCACCGGTTTCGGATGTGACGGGAGCTTCCTCGTGA
- a CDS encoding dihydrolipoyl dehydrogenase family protein has translation MPADTQATESVDAVVIGMGPGGEFVGTELARAGLAVIGVEGRLVGGECPYYACVPTKMMVRAAETLAEARRVGKLAGTARVQPDWAPVAQRIRDEATDNWDDRVAVERFEDAGGTFVRGWGRITGPGQVRVDTSEGPREFQAQRAIVLNPGTAPAVPPIEGLADTPYWTNREAVSTTEAPESLIVLGGGPVGVEFAQIFSRFGAEVSVIVRSRLLPRAEPEAADTLATVFAEEGIAVRTGVEVVRVDHDGDYFTVRLSTGDPLRARRLLVATGRTTDLSALGIGAVGLDERARGITVDERMRAAEGVWAIGDVTGHGAFTHMSMYQGRLAAADILGAPAEAAQYHAVPNVTFTEPEVGSVGMTEAQAREAGLSVWTGRAEIPSSTRGWIHGPGNAGFIKLVADADRGILLGATSVGPVGGEVLSALVVAVHARVPVTTLREMIYAYPTFHRAIETALADLG, from the coding sequence ATGCCCGCCGATACTCAGGCGACCGAATCCGTGGATGCCGTCGTCATCGGCATGGGTCCCGGCGGTGAGTTCGTCGGGACCGAATTGGCCCGCGCCGGACTGGCGGTGATCGGCGTCGAGGGCCGTCTGGTCGGCGGCGAATGCCCCTACTACGCCTGTGTGCCGACCAAGATGATGGTCCGGGCGGCGGAAACCCTGGCCGAAGCGCGTCGCGTCGGCAAACTCGCGGGAACCGCTCGGGTGCAACCGGATTGGGCACCGGTGGCCCAGCGTATTCGTGACGAGGCCACCGACAACTGGGACGATCGGGTGGCCGTCGAGCGGTTCGAGGACGCGGGCGGCACCTTCGTGCGCGGCTGGGGGCGCATCACCGGGCCCGGGCAGGTCCGGGTCGACACCTCCGAGGGCCCGCGTGAATTCCAGGCGCAGCGGGCGATCGTCCTGAACCCCGGCACCGCACCGGCCGTACCGCCGATCGAGGGCCTGGCCGATACCCCGTACTGGACCAACCGCGAGGCGGTCAGCACGACCGAGGCGCCCGAATCGCTGATCGTGCTGGGCGGTGGTCCGGTGGGCGTCGAATTCGCGCAGATCTTCTCGCGGTTCGGCGCCGAGGTGAGCGTGATCGTGCGCAGCCGCTTGCTGCCGCGCGCCGAACCCGAGGCCGCCGACACCCTGGCCACGGTCTTCGCGGAGGAGGGGATCGCCGTTCGCACCGGAGTCGAAGTGGTGCGGGTCGACCACGACGGCGACTACTTCACCGTGCGGCTGAGCACCGGTGACCCACTGCGCGCCCGGCGCCTGCTGGTCGCCACGGGCCGGACCACGGACCTGTCGGCGCTGGGCATCGGCGCGGTCGGCCTGGACGAGCGGGCCCGCGGCATCACCGTCGACGAGCGGATGCGCGCCGCCGAGGGCGTATGGGCGATCGGCGATGTCACCGGACACGGCGCCTTCACCCACATGTCGATGTATCAGGGCCGCCTCGCCGCCGCCGACATCCTCGGCGCACCGGCCGAGGCCGCGCAGTACCACGCGGTGCCGAACGTCACCTTCACCGAACCCGAGGTCGGCTCGGTCGGCATGACCGAGGCCCAGGCGCGGGAGGCGGGGTTGAGCGTGTGGACCGGCCGCGCGGAGATTCCGTCGTCGACTCGCGGCTGGATCCACGGTCCGGGCAATGCCGGATTCATCAAACTGGTCGCCGATGCCGACCGCGGCATCCTGCTGGGCGCCACCTCGGTCGGCCCGGTCGGCGGTGAGGTGCTCAGCGCGCTGGTCGTCGCGGTGCACGCCCGCGTCCCGGTCACCACGCTGCGCGAGATGATCTACGCCTACCCCACCTTCCATCGGGCCATCGAGACCGCACTCGCCGATCTGGGCTGA
- a CDS encoding DUF4267 domain-containing protein, whose product MLSQDLPQRTAPYRGTGPATGRLATVLSLVGAAFILFVGVGYLVAPQSMADSFGLPAAPDGPAAGFLNVKGVRDTVTGLIILALLAARQRQALGIATLTIALIPVGDMTTIFIRHGSTSTALGVHGLTAVMVAATGVLLLRETRSRAAVTVG is encoded by the coding sequence ATGCTTTCGCAAGATCTACCCCAGCGCACTGCCCCGTACCGTGGAACCGGCCCCGCAACCGGTCGCCTGGCCACGGTGTTGTCCCTGGTCGGAGCGGCATTCATCCTCTTCGTCGGGGTCGGCTATCTCGTAGCGCCGCAATCGATGGCGGACAGTTTCGGATTGCCCGCCGCCCCCGACGGCCCGGCCGCCGGCTTCCTGAACGTGAAGGGGGTGCGCGACACGGTGACCGGTCTCATCATTCTGGCGTTGCTCGCCGCCCGGCAACGCCAGGCGCTCGGCATCGCGACTCTCACCATCGCGCTGATACCGGTCGGCGATATGACGACGATCTTCATCCGGCACGGCTCGACCTCCACCGCGCTCGGCGTGCACGGCCTCACTGCGGTCATGGTCGCCGCCACCGGGGTGTTGCTGCTGCGCGAGACCCGGTCACGGGCGGCGGTGACGGTCGGTTGA
- a CDS encoding nuclear transport factor 2 family protein, translated as MLSLQEISDRLEIEDLMVRYSHAVDTRQWDLLDEVFTADAHIDYSAMGGACGGLTEIKQFLATVMPNFPAFQHLISNSSITVDGDTATGRTMCNNPMLVGEEGNRSLMLCGLWYLDTFRRVDGSWRIARRVEEKSYMFLAAGPGSQ; from the coding sequence ATGCTGTCGCTGCAGGAGATTTCGGACCGGCTCGAAATCGAGGATCTGATGGTCCGGTACTCCCATGCCGTGGACACCCGCCAGTGGGATCTGCTGGACGAGGTCTTCACCGCCGATGCCCACATCGACTACTCGGCGATGGGCGGCGCCTGCGGCGGCCTCACCGAGATCAAGCAGTTCCTCGCGACGGTGATGCCGAACTTCCCCGCCTTCCAGCATCTGATCAGCAATTCCTCGATCACCGTCGACGGCGACACCGCCACCGGGCGCACCATGTGCAACAACCCGATGCTGGTGGGCGAGGAGGGAAATCGGAGTCTGATGCTGTGCGGGCTCTGGTATCTGGACACCTTCCGCCGCGTCGACGGTAGCTGGCGGATCGCGCGCCGGGTCGAGGAGAAGAGTTACATGTTCCTGGCCGCCGGTCCCGGCTCACAGTAG
- a CDS encoding LysR family transcriptional regulator, which yields MDPREIELRDIEIFLALAEELHFGRTAERLHISQARVSQVIQKLERKVGGKLFERTSRNVALTSVGRQVNEDLQINYRDLRASLERAARSARYGDTGILRIGVTTSSLNDIRPLLTSFRTGNPTCRLHVEHVHFGNPFGALRNDRIDVLVSWLPVEEPDLVVGPVLYEEPFVLLVGVDHPLAERGSATYEDLADYGVFGIASSDADTPVPDYWENAVVPVTTPSGRPIPRSARAANFQDMILLVAAGEGITPVHAHAEEYYSRPDVTYIPMPDTPPARWALIWRRGAESDLIRNLVDAAAVMAR from the coding sequence GTGGACCCGCGTGAAATCGAGTTGCGCGATATCGAGATCTTCCTGGCGCTGGCCGAGGAACTGCATTTCGGCCGCACCGCGGAGCGGTTGCATATCTCGCAGGCCCGGGTGAGCCAGGTCATTCAGAAATTGGAGCGCAAGGTCGGCGGCAAACTCTTCGAGCGCACCAGCCGCAATGTGGCCCTGACCTCGGTCGGGCGACAGGTCAACGAGGATCTTCAGATCAATTATCGTGATCTGCGAGCGAGTTTGGAGCGGGCGGCCCGATCGGCGCGCTACGGCGACACGGGCATCCTCCGGATCGGCGTGACCACCAGTAGCCTCAACGACATCCGGCCACTGCTCACCTCGTTCCGGACCGGAAATCCGACCTGTCGGCTGCACGTCGAACACGTGCATTTCGGCAATCCGTTCGGGGCGCTGCGGAATGACAGAATCGACGTGCTGGTGAGCTGGCTCCCCGTGGAAGAACCCGATCTGGTGGTCGGGCCCGTTCTCTACGAGGAACCGTTCGTGCTGTTGGTCGGCGTGGATCATCCACTGGCGGAACGAGGGTCGGCCACGTACGAGGATCTGGCGGACTACGGCGTGTTCGGAATAGCGTCGTCCGACGCCGATACCCCGGTGCCCGACTATTGGGAGAACGCGGTGGTACCCGTGACAACTCCGAGTGGTCGTCCGATCCCGCGAAGCGCGCGAGCCGCCAACTTCCAGGACATGATTCTGCTCGTCGCGGCCGGGGAAGGCATCACACCGGTGCACGCGCACGCCGAGGAGTACTACTCCAGACCGGACGTCACCTACATACCCATGCCCGATACCCCGCCTGCCCGCTGGGCACTGATCTGGCGTCGCGGCGCGGAGTCCGATCTCATCCGCAATCTCGTCGACGCCGCGGCAGTCATGGCACGCTGA